CCCCGAAGCGTGGGTCGGCCGGCGCGCGAGCTACGACGTCGACCTGGCGACCGTCTACGTCACCCCGGCGCTCAGCTGGAAGGTCGAGGAGACGGTCGGCCTCGCGTTCGGCCTGGACATCGGCTACGCCGACATCCAGCTCAACAAGCGCTCGGCGACCCTCTTCGGCGCCAACCCGGAAAACGACCCCAACGTCGACGTGCTGGACGCCCGCATCGAGGGCACCAGCCAAATCAACGTGACGCCCATGATGGGGCTGATGGTCAAGGCCACCCCCAAGGTCACCTTCGGCGTGATGTACCACCACCAGAAGAAGATGGAGATCCGCGACGGCAAGCTGACGCTGACCAACGTCGCGCCCGCCGCGCTCACCGCCACCGTCGACGCCCAGATCGCGGCGCTCGGCGGCGCGGAGCACGACGGCGTCGCCGACCTGAAGCTGCCCCACATGCTCGCCGTGGGCGTGGCCTACCAGGCCACCGAGAAGGTTCGCGTCGAGTTCGACGCCGTGCACTTCGGCTGGGGCTTCTTCGACGAGCTGGCCCTGGACTTCGACGGCACCGCGCTGGACCAGACGATCCGCGAGGACTACGAGGACGTCCTGCAGCTGCGCTTCGGCGCCCAGTACCAGGTCACGCCGAAGCTGCTGGCCATGGCCGGCTACGTGCGCGACGAGAGCCCGCAGCCGGTCGGCTCGATGAGCCCGCTGCTGCCGGACGCCAGCCGCAACGACTACTCGTTCGGCCTGCAGATGCGCGCCACCGAGCGGATCACGCTGA
This portion of the bacterium genome encodes:
- a CDS encoding outer membrane protein transport protein, translated to GSAIFYNPAGLAFLDGMAVDLNLMPVVPSSEFTGAIRPDGSHATGKTVDQSFPIPGAYWYRNVGDLTYGIGLSAPFGLGVEWADPEAWVGRRASYDVDLATVYVTPALSWKVEETVGLAFGLDIGYADIQLNKRSATLFGANPENDPNVDVLDARIEGTSQINVTPMMGLMVKATPKVTFGVMYHHQKKMEIRDGKLTLTNVAPAALTATVDAQIAALGGAEHDGVADLKLPHMLAVGVAYQATEKVRVEFDAVHFGWGFFDELALDFDGTALDQTIREDYEDVLQLRFGAQYQVTPKLLAMAGYVRDESPQPVGSMSPLLPDASRNDYSFGLQMRATERITLTGTYMGVNFEERTNVEDGVQRSFETEFNPAGSYDSYAHIFGVGIGYHF